In Bos mutus isolate GX-2022 chromosome 10, NWIPB_WYAK_1.1, whole genome shotgun sequence, a single window of DNA contains:
- the PTGDR gene encoding prostaglandin D2 receptor: protein MRPLFYRCHNTTSVEKGNSATMGGVLFSTGLVGNLLALGLLARSGLGSCPPRSPRPPPSVFYVLVFGLTITDLLGKCLVSPFVLSAYAQNRSLRELVPGSDSSLCQAFAFIMSFFGLASTLQLLAMALECWLSLGHPFFHRQHLTPRRGAMVAPVVGAFCLAFCALPLVGFGKFVQYCPGTWCFFQMVHEERSLSVLSYSVLYASLMLLLVLAIVLCNLSAMRNLYAMHLRLRGLLRPGSRERAEPGAGEREATPLHLEELDHLLLLALMTVLFTMCSLPLIYRAYYGAFKAVPEQNGTTEETEDLRALRFLSVISIVDPWIFIIFRTSVFRMFFRKIFIRPLIHRNWHSNSCQTNMESSL from the exons ATGAGGCCGCTGTTTTACCGCTGCCACAACACCACGTCGGTGGAGAAGGGCAATTCGGCGACGATGGGCGGGGTGCTCTTCAGCACGGGCCTCGTGGGCAACCTGCTGGCCCTGGGACTCCTGGCGCGCTCCGGTCTGGGGTCGTGCCCGCCGCGCTCGCCGCGCCCGCCGCCCTCCGTCTTCTACGTGCTGGTGTTCGGCCTGACGATCACAGACCTCCTGGGCAAGTGTCTAGTGAGCCCCTTCGTGCTGTCCGCCTACGCGCAGAACCGGAGCCTGCGGGAGCTGGTGCCCGGATCGGACAGCTCTCTGTGCCAAGCCTTCGCCTTCATCATGTCCTTCTTCGGGCTCGCCTCGACGCTGCAGCTGCTGGCCATGGCCCTGGAGTGCTGGCTCTCCCTGGGGCACCCCTTCTTCCATCGACAGCACCTCACCCCGCGCCGGGGTGCAATGGTGGCGCCGGTGGTGGGCGCCTTCTGCCTCGCTTTCTGCGCGCTGCCCTTGGTGGGCTTTGGGAAGTTTGTGCAGTACTGCCCTGGCACCTGGTGCTTCTTCCAGATGGTTCACGAGGAGCGCTCGCTGTCGGTGCTGAGCTACTCGGTGCTCTACGCCagcctcatgctgctgctggtgctcgCCATCGTGCTGTGCAACCTGAGCGCCATGCGCAACCTCTATGCCATGCACCTGCGGCTGCGGGGACTCCTGCGCCCTGGCTCCAGGGAACGCGCCGAGCCGGGCGCCGGCGAGAGGGAGGCGACCCCGCTGCACCTGGAGGAGCTGGATCACCTCCTGCTGCTAGCCCTCATGACGGTGCTCTTCACCATGTGCTCCCTGCCTTTAATT tatCGTGCTTACTATGGAGCGTTTAAAGCTGTTCCTGAGCAAAATGGAaccactgaagaaactgaagacctCCGAGCCTTGCGCTTTCTCTCTGTGATCTCAATTGTGGACCCTTGGATTTTCATCATTTTCAGAACATCAGTGTTTCGAATGTTTTTTCGCAAGATTTTCATAAGGCCCCTTATACATAGAAATTGGCACAGCAATTCTTGCCAAACTAACATGGAATCCAGTCTATAA